A single Anopheles arabiensis isolate DONGOLA chromosome 2, AaraD3, whole genome shotgun sequence DNA region contains:
- the LOC120897851 gene encoding 6-phosphogluconate dehydrogenase, decarboxylating-like — translation MCAKSNGDPYCEGIGIGGAGDLVKMVHNGIEYGDIQLICAARHLMLALGMARKEMAQEFDVWNKGVLDSFLIEIPHDFLNGDVEG, via the coding sequence ATGTGCGCCAAATCTAACGGTGATCCGTATTGTGAAGGAATTGGCATAGGCGGTGCCGGGGACTTGGTGAAAATGGTACACAACGGCATCGAGTACGGTGATATTCAACTGATCTGCGCAGCGCGTCACCTGATGCTGGCGCTGGGCATGGCACGGAAGGAAATGGCACAGGAATTCGACGTGTGGAACAAGGGCGTATTGGATTCGTTCCTGATCGAGATCCCGCACGATTTTCTGAACGGCGACGTTGAGGGATAG